In the genome of Massilibacillus massiliensis, one region contains:
- a CDS encoding ATP-binding protein: protein MDSNRVTVDELERCGIYKRFQNITLESIHKHGLPDGYNDIYQQVCDYANDLDNNIEQGIGILMKGGVGTLKTTLAIAVLRYQLDRGKFGMFVPMCSLIDNLFTMQKLNKEEWARYEIRIRTTPILVLDDLGGENTDQSWITSKVDSIITDRYNRQRPIIVTTNLNTEELKGTYSGRIYDRLKSTSKVITLRGESQRKAV from the coding sequence ATGGACTCTAATAGAGTAACCGTAGATGAATTAGAGCGTTGTGGAATATACAAGCGGTTTCAAAACATTACGCTTGAATCAATACATAAACATGGACTTCCGGACGGATACAATGACATTTATCAGCAAGTTTGTGATTATGCCAACGATCTAGACAACAACATAGAGCAAGGAATTGGCATCCTTATGAAAGGTGGCGTAGGGACCCTTAAAACTACGCTTGCAATTGCGGTGCTTCGTTATCAGCTTGATCGTGGAAAGTTTGGAATGTTCGTGCCAATGTGCAGTTTGATTGATAACCTGTTCACTATGCAAAAGTTAAATAAGGAAGAGTGGGCGCGATACGAAATCAGAATACGGACAACACCGATACTTGTACTCGATGACCTTGGCGGTGAAAACACAGATCAAAGCTGGATTACTTCAAAAGTAGATTCGATAATTACTGACCGATACAACAGACAAAGACCGATTATCGTTACAACAAATCTAAACACAGAAGAGTTGAAAGGAACCTATTCTGGGCGTATATACGACAGGCTAAAAAGCACATCAAAAGTAATTACGTTGAGGGGAGAATCGCAAAGAAAGGCGGTGTAA